Below is a genomic region from Pleuronectes platessa chromosome 2, fPlePla1.1, whole genome shotgun sequence.
TCTATAGGCAAGAAAAAGCCTGCACAGCACCATCTGCTGCCCTTTACCTTTAATTACAATATCGTAGGTTCTTCTTAGGTACAGAAGGACATGTTAAAGCAACTAGCTATAAATTCTTGATTGtattactttgatttgattgtgtCTGATATTTTAGCTTATTTTCTGGATAATGTGGGGAGTGAaaatgtgtcgtccatctttttatacactctttaatttaaaatgttactcATTGTattgagatgtttctttacctCCAGCCATCattttctccttcatggcaggATGCGTAGTGACTGTGCTGCCGTAGCCAATCCCATGTGCCAGAAGAGCAGTGGGACCTGTAGAAGGGCAAAGCTTGTTCAGGTTCATTTAACAGCCTCCTCTGATAAAATGACACTTCAGAACATGTTCTTTTGCTTATGTCAGTCCAGTTTTCCATCTCAGTGCTGCTTTAAAATGGTTGCAGGAGTCAAGGGTAAACTAGTGCGTCCTCAAAACTCTCCCTTCAAGCTACacactaaatataaaataatattcagCCAGTCTAAATACAGAAACCACAGATGGGATTGTGGTtggcaaaataaatgaatgacttAAGTGCAAAATATTTGATGACAACGCTATGTCCTAAAGGTGTCCTCAACTGTACCATTGTTTCTAAgaatacacacatgcagtctACAGTTTCAGCCTCTCCCTGAAGCCTCTGCACCACAttgaaaagagagggggggggggagagagagagagagagagaggctgaagaCATTACTGCTGCATTAACTTTGGTAGCGTCCTAGCACTGCAGTGAGCTCGTACAGAAACTGTTAATAAATAGAAAGTTATTGATTATGCTACTTGGCCGCCTTCCCGTGCAGTCTAAAGATTACACTTTCCCCTGGCAGAACAGCAGACTGCCAGTTAAAGCCAAGCTACTCCTGTTACAAACCGTCCCCACCCCAAAGGACgccactcagagagagagagagacagggagggagagagaccttCTAAGAACCAGAGACAGACAGCGAGGCTGAAGGGCGATGACCATCTTTCAATCGTCTGATAGAAAAACCATGCATCTGTTTTTTTAGTGGAAACAAACCTGACATGCATCCACAAATATCACTTCAAAAAGAGACGCATACAATGGTTAATCAGATTATTTTCTTCACACCCATTATTAAACTTCTTTTTGATCAAGTCATTTTTAAACAGACCTTTTCCAATTTTCATGCTTAGCAAAATAATAAGGCTTGCAATTGGCCCTCATGCTAGCAGGTTCATTAAACTATATATTCCTGAGAGGATTTCAGTCATTTTTCTAGGACACCCTTCAATCCACTTTGCTGCATAGGTTCCCTGTCCTATTCAAAATGTCCTTCCTGTGTCCTTTCCTCTGCATAGAGAGGACGTCAAATGAAATGTCAGTGCTTATGGGGGTCACTCGGGGTAAGATATTAATCAAACACAAGCCCTTTCATTTCAAACGGCAAAAGAGGGAGAGGGTCACAAATGACCACTGGTTAACAGAGCGTGTTTTCTATTAACCTTGAACATGTATAACAATCTGGTAAAGGTTAGTGGTAAACATGTTTAAGGGCTCATCCTTTTACCAGTTAAGTACCAGGAAATCCCCCTTATTCAGAGCCATGTTCATAGAAAACTGCACCTTTTCCCCTGTCGAGATCTTTAACTCCAGCTGTGAGCAAATCCAATTTAATAGCACAACTGATTGTGACTCACGTAAACATTATATCCTACTACCCGTTTACACTCgaatgtgtcctgtgtgtcctgTTTTTAACTACTGTATGCTGCCGATGTTAAAAACTGCTGTGAAAACTACATCATGTGATTTAGATGTATATATGTCTATATAATTATGGTCAGAATACACCACGTTCACTTAATTTTGTCATGCTTATTGCTATTATTAATACTAAAATACTGTTTTAAATGGCCGTGTATTATTCAGATTATTGTCTTAATTGAGTGTAAATGTAGTTAAATCTACGTGGCAAGGACCTGAGTTAACAGCAATGTGTCTGGAGCGATGGATCTACTTCATCGTGCACCACATGACGGTCAACCTTGACGTTAACCCAGTGAAAGGCATCTCCATAAGAAGCTGGCCCTGTGTAATcctgtttttagtttgttttcacaAACCGTACCTGCACAGATGGCTGCGATCAGACCTTTCCTGCCATCCTGTTCCTGCAGCACCTCCTTCACAGCAGGGGACTGCAAGAGAGCATGGAAACCAGCCACTCTGTGACTTGTTTGGGATCGCAACAGTGTGTATGCTGACTGAGTTATACTCATGAAAACCAACTGACAATGTTTTGAACACATCGAAAAATAACTCATCACAGTTTCAAAACAGCCCAATATTTTTTACAGTATTACATCTAAACTAGATGTGGCCATATCTTATCGATCAGATGAGTTTGATTAAAAGTTTCACTTtagaataaacattaaataagCTTAAATTTTTGAACATTTAGAGTCCTCCATGCGTCCCTAAGCAGCACAGAGGGGTAGAATATAATAGAGAAAAATACAGTAAGTAATTACCTTGTTCTCTCAGTTCTGATGCCCCAAAAAGGTAAGAGTACCACCAATGGCAGCAAAAATCAATATActcttaaatatgaatattgagGCCAGTTTCTATACTTTTTATTCTTGTTCAGGGTCACATAGAGCTTTAATAAACATGCAGAGGTGTGTCCGCGCTGATTCCCAATTAATTGTCTGTTGGTCAACTAATCGATTGATTATCGGCAATTTTCACAGTTGAGAATTTGAGACATTTTTGGACAATTTGAGAAAAATGAGTGGTGTTTATGTGGCTGGAACCCGGCCAAATATGAAGAGACTTGTTCTAATCAAACGCAGTTTGCTTCTCACCTCTGCCAGATTCTTTGCCCCTGGCATTCCTCCTGGCAGAAACACCACATCATAAGGGCCCTGAGAAACAGATGAGGTTAAACATTAGATAACAATAGCCGCGATCTGTTGAACTCATGGTGAATCAAACCTAACATACAATAAAAAACTCTATACTTCATCTGACTTCGAAATATTAAGCAGGATCTTAAGCCAACATGTAATGAAAGTGATGAAatgattatatattttgttgatttttgcAGTGAATAATAACTGCAATGCCTGCTGCAAATAAACATCCATAGTGAGCTATCCTTTAAAATGATATGTCCTGTAAGTTTTTATctcatgaattaaaaaaaaatccagtaaTTGTGGCAAGTTGTGCACAAGTACTAAGTAACCCCAGTTTGGCAGATATCACAGTTTGTCACCAGTTAAGAGTCTTTCTATTCTTTTTATATGAATTTTTACTCACTCCTCCAGTAAATCATCTCAAACTTTGGGATATTGTTGGATTGTCATGCACACATAGAATATCTATCATCAATGCCCACAGGTTTTCAAAAATGTTCAGATCAAGGGAATGTGAGGGCTTTTTCCAAAAGCTTAAGACTGTGTTTCTTGAAGTAGTTTCTTTTGGATTTTGGGGTTTCTTCTCTTCTTGGTCGTGGTAATTTCAGTTTCTCTTGACTGATCATGAATTTGATGATATTTCAGGTCATATCTTTATCAGTGTAATATTCCCTGTACTCCTGACTGCCGCACAACCCTAAAGCAGAATAGTCTCCTGTATGTATCGGAGCTGGCAAAGAAGGGAGGTTGTTAGTAAGGTGCCCAGACTTGCACATATGCCAAAATGActattaaatctttatttatctataaataaatctataaaataATGCCTGCACCATCTTTTTCGAGATGGGGTTGGCGCAGTGGTGCAGTGTTTAGCCCTGTTGCCTCACATCAAGAAGGTTGTTGGTCTGTTTGGAGTTTACTTGTTCTCTACATGCGAGGGTTTTCTTCAGGTACTATGGCTTCCTCACACACTCCAAAGACATGCTGATTGAGATTagtttaattggagactcttaATTGACAGAAGATGTGCGTGTTTGTCTCTTTATGTCGGTCCTGTTATGGGCTGGCAACCTGTCCAGGATGTATCGCACCTCTCGCACACTGACAGCTCCCCCGTAGAATATAATTGGTACAGATCGTTGATAGATGGGTGGAGGGATGGATTTGGAGATATAGGCCCGTCATTAATGTCTATTAGCAGCAGTGGTTGTTCTATTTCaacatattaaatcaaatttgccCTGGTTTCCATGAATGTGTGCATACAGCTGTAGATACTGTGTATAACCTGTTTTCTGGCCTCCTCCAGGCTGGCGTCAGGACAGATCATCACGTTTCTGCTGCACTGAATTGGATCTTTACCAGTCAGTCCCGCAACTGTGACTGAAATCTACAgggttacacacacaaacacaaacacagacacactatatCAGTGAATACTCTCCAGGTAACATGGTGTCTTCAGGAGCAAGGTGTACATGTGATGTGTACACACGATACTAGTCTTGATTGTGTGTCTTGAAGACACCTCTCATCAAGATGATCTGAGAATATCTTCCTGAGACACCATCATGTCCAGTTGCCTTTATACACATTTTCCAACTCCTGCACACAAACGCCCgcccacccactaacacacaaacacgaatAAGACATGGCACCCTGTAGGACTGACtgtgactcttattttgaaaggtatCAAATGGCGGAGAGCTGGAAGGACATTGGACTTTGACATTTAACTTGGTCTCATGTGAAAGGTTGAGAGACAGTTTAACTCCAGTTCAACCCTGGACTGGTCAGTGAGTACTAGCTAGTCGGGCACTTAGCTGGCTGATTCATGTTAGCATTAGCTTGTGTTGAATACGGGTTACATGGTAATAATCAGTGAGACACTACACTCATATACGTGAGAGGACATGACTGGCTAAGGGGACAGGCTAACTTTAAACTGATGCTAGTGCGCCACCACCGTTAGCCAGCTAGCTGCTAACACACAGAGCACGTCACGCAGACAGACCCCAGCTCTCCGCATGATGTCCACAGGAATGACGGTCTCCATCTCCTCTGCACCTGCAGACAGGATCACTAGCGCCTTCTTGCTCATGGTGGACTTTCAGCttggagacaaacacacactgggacCCGATCACTTCCTGCAGCAGGAACTGGAACTGACCCAGTCTACTGTGCGGCAGCTTGACAGAGGCTGGGTTGCCACGTTAGCTCCTCTGTCCCCCTTTTCAAAGAAAACGCGCGAGAATCAATGTTTAACTTACGAACTAAAGAGAGACTTAGAGCAAATACAGATAATTTACTCTTTAATTCAATGTCCTCTGCATAGAGAAATATATTCAAGTTAAAACTAGGAGGGCACTCACAGTCCCCCTTTGAAACCTTATTCAAATTCACCAGATCCTGATTTTTGGTGTtcatctgcaccaaactgcacagaCTCATAAAGATCAGTCAATTAAACATGTTggtttttctttcatcaagatctatgtCCTCAAcgaaaatggtgaaaaatgtCGCAATATTTaagaaagtgggaaaaaaagatTCCTGAATCTGCCTCCTGATCCGGATCCATGCCACATCCGTGGACCAAGTTTATGGTATTTAGTCTTGTGGTTATTTGAGCAGATTCCtgcttataaacaaacaaacaagcaagtgCAGATTAAAACACTGTGCAAAATCTCATGATAAGAATTCTGACCTGTGTGGTTTGATACACATTTGCTTTGCGTTTATCAAAATTTATCATTTTCCTTACATGTATATACAattatgacctttgacccccttTGATTTGTTTTGCATGGCAGTCTGCCTTGGCTTCTTTCAAACTGTGTATTTGCACATTGCATGTTGGTTTAAGAGTGCAGTATATTTACCTGGCAGTATCAGTGCAGAAAGTAGTTTTCAGTCTAATAAGTCCATTGATTCAGCTGCtattaaacacacacttatAAGGTCTGATAAATAACATTTTTGATATATTGATATTAATGATACTTCAGCTGTGAGCATCCATGAATGTATTGTGCAAATTATGGTCCCTAATACCCGGCAGTACAGGTTTTATTCCAGCAGGTGGTAGCCTTACTTCAAGATTCAAAAAGGAAATTTACTCCTACATCAGTGTTCAGTTCACCACAGCCTTAAATCCACAGACAATAACAGATCAGTGTTATTTTCCCTGTAAATCCATGAGCCCTGTTAGTTAATCACACTCTAATTGTCAGACTGATTCAGGGTTAACTCAGTCGGCGGATGAATCTGCTTTTCAAAAACAACACCATGCAAGAGGTCACCACAACACAGGCCCTGTTTCTGCAGGTTCACCGAGTTCTCCAGAATCTGAGAAATTCCGCCGCAAACTCTCCAGAAAGTTAGTGAATCAAATCCCAGGCTTAATGTCTGGGGCTTTAGTGTTGCACGCACCTATCCTAGTTAATGTGCCTCTGTACATTCTGCTGCTGAGATTCCACTTTCATATTTGTGCGTCGAGCTCGAGCTCAGTGAAATGGCAGATTAGACAAAAGCGTAGGGGGTGCTGGCAGCAGGTTGTTTGTTGCGTGCCTGCGAGTGAATCCAAGAGCCAGTGGTGATTACCAACATATGCAGCTGGGGATCAACTGAACCAGACCCGCGGTGGCACTCATTTCCATACATTAATTCACTTATATACGTGTGCTAATTCCTTCCAGTGGGCCTATGTGATCATCAAGTGCACGATCACACTGAGCAGATCTGTCAAAGTGACTCGTGACACAGGAGTAAAGAATGACGATTAATGTCTGAGacgcagaaaacaaacacatgaggGATCAAATCTGACTGTTTGCTTCATCTTCTCATCTCCttctaaaaaaatatttatacaacACAAGGATTTAAAGCAACTtcctggaaaataataaaacattaaagtaGAATGGTGGTGATTTCAGGTTTTTTAATTATAGAAAATCGTATAAACTATCAATAGATTGAACCTTGTAAGAAGAACTGCCTGGTTGGACAAACCCGGACCTTGATTCCCTCTATTTTGATGCCATAGACCTCcactattaaaaacacaatatgagCCTCACTGTTGTTCATTTTTCCTTCTTTATGACAAAcaagtgttgtttattttgCCCGAAACACACTGTGCTGCTGCCATATTGCTTCTAATGCAAACATTAATCCACGACTGAAAATAGTCCATATAGGAAATTActtgatatttttttaaatgaacctATCAATTATTTGTGACCAATGTTTTCTGTAATCAGTTGGAATCAATGGACTTGTGGCTGAGAGACGCACACAGGATAGAGAGGTTGGAAAATATTGAGGAACTTATGAACAGATTTGGTTTAGGACTTTTTATTGGGTTTGATGACAATAACAAATACAtctagaaaaatacaaaaacgaCATTCTTATCTATTAAAATCAAAAAACCTGCATTGTCCATAAGTGTAACATGGCGACGAATGATACTTTATGTGTGTAAGTATAAGTTGTACTTGATGTGGGGGCTCATCGTGTGGATTTCTTTTTACATTATTACTTCTCGTGCTCCATGTTCCTCCATGACCAGGCCTCGCTCTGCTTTATCTGCCCGTTCACAGAGGTCTGCTCAAAAACCTGAAGGCTTTCTGAAACCAGACCTTCTGGGGGGGCGACTAGAAtacagaaacatttttttaagacggggacagagagggggggggggggaatgaaaaTCCTCAAACTGAAATGAGGGAATTCCACAAATTACCGTTTGTCACAAGGTAATCCTGTTACTATTGCAAAGAATATGAAATGGTGTAAACATGGAAATAAACTGCCAGTGTGGATGTAGCTTACAAGCAGTGGCTCTGTTTAGTTGAGATACACAGCTGCAGACCCTGTTTCAGATCCCCGGGAAGGAAGAGTGCCACAACATTCAAAAGTGGTTACACAAAATTTGCTTCCACAGGCAGAGATTACATTTTTCAGATGATATTCTCTCTATTTATTCTTTGCATTTTTTACATTCCAACTCATTTTGTTCCTCATTTTGCTCAGTGGTAACTCTACCCTCTGATCTAATGGCAGCATTCAGG
It encodes:
- the park7 gene encoding Parkinson disease protein 7 homolog gives rise to the protein MSKKALVILSAGAEEMETVIPVDIMRRAGISVTVAGLTGKDPIQCSRNVMICPDASLEEARKQGPYDVVFLPGGMPGAKNLAESPAVKEVLQEQDGRKGLIAAICAGPTALLAHGIGYGSTVTTHPAMKEKMMAGDHYKYSEARVQKDGHYITSRGPGTSFECALTIVEELLGAEVAAQVKAPLILKD